One segment of Streptomyces bathyalis DNA contains the following:
- a CDS encoding primosomal protein N', giving the protein MSSDNGQGESSGEAPEQLALLRETVRKRKSPKAKPRTWRGAQLAGELPVARVLVDKGLVHLDRYFDYAVPAAMDEEAQPGVRVRVRFGAGEKEGRREGGRLINGFIVERVAHSDYPGALAPIAQVLSPERVLTPQLLRLCRAVADRYAGSLADVVQLAVPPRMARAEKRPSPEPQPPPEPPVPGTWERYAEGPGYLTALAGGGTPRAVWTALPGPHWPEELARAVVAALASGRGALAVLPDGRAAQRVDAALTSLLGDGHHVLLTAEAGPEERYTRWLAVKRGSVRAVVGTRAAMFAPVRDLGLAVLWDDGDAALSDDHAPQPHAREVLLQRAVTEQTGFLLGGHSCTVEAAQIVESGWARPIEAGRETLRRAAPLIRTVGEFDEARDPAARTARLPSIAWSTARDALQRGPVLVQVPRRGYVPRLSCEQCRAPARCAHCSGPLEAPEEGAVLRCGWCAREAPDWHCAQCGGTRVRGRVFGARRTAEELGRAFPSVPVRTSGRDHVLESVPASPAIVVSTPGAEPVAEGPGYAAALLLDAWALLGRPDLRAGEEALRRWLSAAALVRPGGEGDDGDGTVLVVAEPTLRPVQALVRWDPAGFAVRELADRAELGFPPVSRMAAVSGRPEAVAGLLSQARLPGDAEVLGPVPVAVIEPGRPRRPGDPPVGEEWVRALVRVPQGSGAAMASALKTAHVARLTRREGTPVWIRVDPQDIG; this is encoded by the coding sequence GTGAGCAGCGACAACGGGCAGGGGGAGTCCTCCGGCGAGGCGCCGGAGCAGCTTGCGCTGCTGCGGGAGACCGTACGGAAGCGCAAGTCCCCGAAGGCGAAGCCGCGCACGTGGCGCGGTGCGCAGCTCGCCGGCGAGCTGCCCGTGGCGCGCGTGCTGGTCGACAAGGGGCTCGTCCATCTCGACCGGTACTTCGACTACGCGGTGCCCGCCGCGATGGACGAGGAGGCCCAGCCCGGCGTGCGGGTGCGGGTGCGCTTCGGTGCCGGTGAGAAGGAGGGTCGGCGCGAGGGCGGCAGGCTGATCAATGGGTTCATCGTGGAGCGGGTGGCGCACAGCGACTATCCGGGCGCCCTCGCCCCCATCGCGCAGGTGCTCTCCCCGGAGCGTGTGCTCACGCCTCAGCTGCTGCGCCTGTGCCGTGCCGTCGCGGACAGGTACGCCGGGTCGCTCGCGGACGTCGTGCAGCTGGCGGTGCCTCCGCGCATGGCGCGCGCGGAGAAGCGTCCGTCGCCCGAGCCGCAGCCTCCGCCGGAGCCGCCGGTGCCCGGGACCTGGGAGCGGTACGCGGAGGGCCCGGGATATCTGACGGCCCTGGCCGGCGGGGGAACCCCTCGCGCCGTATGGACGGCGCTGCCCGGCCCGCACTGGCCCGAGGAGCTGGCGCGCGCGGTCGTGGCCGCGCTCGCCTCCGGGCGGGGCGCCCTGGCGGTGCTGCCCGACGGGCGTGCGGCGCAGCGTGTCGACGCCGCGCTCACCTCGCTGCTCGGTGACGGGCACCACGTGCTGCTGACCGCCGAGGCGGGCCCCGAGGAGCGCTACACGCGCTGGCTTGCGGTCAAGCGCGGATCGGTCCGCGCCGTGGTGGGGACGCGGGCGGCCATGTTCGCGCCGGTCCGCGATCTGGGCCTTGCCGTCCTGTGGGACGACGGGGACGCCGCCCTCAGCGACGACCACGCACCCCAGCCGCACGCCCGCGAGGTGCTGCTCCAGCGCGCCGTCACCGAGCAGACGGGCTTCCTGCTCGGCGGGCACAGCTGCACGGTCGAGGCGGCTCAGATCGTCGAGTCCGGGTGGGCGAGGCCGATCGAGGCCGGCCGGGAGACCCTGCGGAGGGCGGCGCCGCTGATCCGCACGGTCGGCGAGTTCGATGAGGCACGTGATCCCGCCGCGCGTACGGCGCGGCTGCCGAGCATCGCCTGGTCCACGGCCCGTGACGCCCTGCAGCGCGGGCCGGTACTGGTGCAGGTGCCGCGGCGCGGCTACGTACCGAGGCTTTCGTGCGAGCAGTGCCGCGCCCCCGCCAGATGTGCTCACTGCTCGGGTCCGCTGGAGGCGCCGGAGGAGGGTGCCGTGCTGCGCTGCGGCTGGTGCGCCCGCGAGGCTCCCGACTGGCACTGCGCCCAGTGCGGCGGTACCCGGGTACGCGGCCGGGTCTTCGGCGCCCGGCGCACCGCTGAGGAACTGGGGCGGGCTTTTCCCTCGGTGCCGGTGCGCACCTCCGGGCGTGACCACGTGCTGGAGAGCGTCCCCGCCTCTCCGGCGATCGTCGTCTCCACGCCGGGTGCGGAGCCCGTCGCGGAGGGCCCCGGCTATGCGGCGGCGCTGCTGCTGGACGCCTGGGCGCTGCTGGGACGTCCCGATCTGCGGGCCGGGGAAGAGGCGCTGCGCAGATGGCTGTCGGCCGCGGCGCTCGTACGGCCGGGCGGCGAGGGCGACGACGGTGACGGCACGGTGCTGGTCGTGGCCGAGCCCACGCTGCGGCCGGTGCAGGCCCTCGTGCGCTGGGATCCGGCGGGCTTCGCGGTGCGTGAACTCGCGGATCGAGCGGAGCTGGGCTTTCCCCCGGTCTCGCGGATGGCGGCGGTCAGCGGGCGGCCGGAGGCCGTGGCCGGGCTGCTGTCCCAGGCCCGGCTCCCCGGCGACGCCGAGGTGCTGGGCCCGGTGCCGGTTGCCGTGATCGAACCCGGCAGGCCGCGCCGTCCCGGTGATCCGCCGGTGGGCGAGGAGTGGGTGCGTGCGCTGGTGCGGGTGCCCCAGGGCTCGGGCGCGGCGATGGCGTCGGCGCTGAAGACGGCGCACGTGGCGCGGCTGACGCGGCGTGAGGGGACGCCGGTGTGGATCCGCGTGGACCCGCAGGACATCGGCTGA
- the fmt gene encoding methionyl-tRNA formyltransferase yields the protein MKLVFAGTPEVAVPALDALIASERHEVAAVVTRPDARAGRGRRLVPSPVAQRAEEAGIEILKPARPRDEDFLARLREIGPDCCPVVAYGALLPRAALDVPARGWVNLHFSLLPAWRGAAPVQHAVLAGDDMTGASTFLIEEGLDSGPVYGVITEKVRGSDTSGDLLTRLAFAGAGLLAATMDGIEDGTLRAEPQPEEGVSLAPKLNVEDAQVDWTAPALRVDRLVRGCTPAPGAWTLFRGERLKIRSLTQHPEHPVPGESDPGPGELRANKNSVWAGTGSHPVELLWVQPQGKKPMKAADWARGVRVVEGERLGE from the coding sequence ATGAAGCTCGTCTTCGCAGGCACCCCCGAGGTCGCCGTGCCCGCGCTCGACGCACTGATCGCCTCGGAGCGGCACGAGGTGGCGGCCGTCGTGACGCGTCCGGACGCGCGCGCCGGACGGGGACGCCGGCTGGTGCCCAGCCCGGTCGCGCAGCGGGCCGAAGAGGCCGGCATCGAGATCCTCAAGCCGGCACGTCCACGGGACGAGGACTTCCTCGCCAGGCTGCGCGAGATCGGGCCGGACTGCTGCCCCGTCGTCGCGTACGGGGCGCTGCTGCCGCGCGCCGCGCTCGACGTGCCCGCCCGGGGCTGGGTCAACCTGCACTTCTCCCTGCTTCCCGCCTGGCGCGGCGCGGCGCCGGTGCAGCACGCGGTGCTGGCCGGCGACGACATGACCGGCGCGAGCACCTTCCTCATCGAGGAGGGCCTGGACTCGGGGCCGGTCTACGGGGTGATCACGGAGAAGGTGCGCGGGAGCGACACCAGCGGCGATCTGCTCACCCGGCTCGCCTTCGCGGGCGCCGGGCTGCTGGCCGCCACCATGGACGGCATCGAGGACGGCACGCTGCGTGCCGAGCCGCAGCCCGAGGAAGGCGTCTCGCTCGCGCCCAAGCTGAACGTCGAGGACGCCCAAGTGGACTGGACGGCGCCGGCGTTGCGCGTGGACCGTCTCGTACGGGGCTGCACCCCGGCGCCCGGAGCGTGGACGCTCTTCCGGGGCGAGCGGCTGAAGATCCGTTCGCTGACGCAGCACCCGGAGCACCCCGTTCCCGGTGAGAGCGACCCGGGCCCCGGCGAACTGCGCGCGAACAAGAACTCCGTGTGGGCGGGCACCGGTTCGCACCCCGTCGAACTGCTGTGGGTGCAGCCCCAGGGCAAGAAGCCGATGAAGGCTGCCGACTGGGCGCGCGGTGTACGAGTCGTCGAGGGCGAGCGCCTGGGGGAGTAG
- a CDS encoding RsmB/NOP family class I SAM-dependent RNA methyltransferase has translation MSNSPRRPSKPYRRPRKDPVRILAFEALRAVDERDAYANLVLPPLLDKARAKGEFDARDAALATELVYGTLRWQGTYDAIIAECVDRPLREVDPPVLDVLSLGAHQLLGTRIPTHAGVSATVELARVVLGDGRAKFVNAVLRKVAADDLAGWLDKVAPPYDEDPEEHLGIRHAHPRWVVSALWDALGGGSAGMEELLEADNERPEVTLVARPGRSIADELLTGDAVPGRWSPYAVRLTEGGDPGEVEAVREGRAGVQDEGSQLVALALAAAPLEPAAGRTGGAEAKVRDELWLDGCAGPGGKAALLAALAAQRGARLVAAEKQPHRAGLVGRALEGNPGPYAVVTADATRPAWRPGTFDRVLVDVPCTGLGALRRRPEARWRRQPEDVPGFAPLQRDLLRQALNAVRPGGVVGYATCSPHPAETRAVVDDLVKETGAELLDARPLLPEMPGLGDGPDVQLWPHLHGTDAMYLALLRPAAEGG, from the coding sequence GTGAGCAACAGCCCGCGCCGTCCCTCCAAGCCCTACCGCCGCCCCCGCAAGGACCCCGTCCGCATACTGGCCTTCGAGGCGCTGCGCGCGGTCGACGAGCGCGACGCCTACGCGAATCTCGTGCTGCCGCCGCTGCTGGACAAGGCCCGCGCCAAGGGGGAGTTCGACGCCCGGGACGCGGCGCTGGCCACCGAGCTGGTCTACGGAACGCTGCGGTGGCAGGGCACCTACGACGCGATCATCGCCGAATGCGTCGACCGGCCGCTGCGCGAGGTCGATCCTCCTGTACTGGACGTGCTCTCCCTCGGTGCCCACCAGTTGCTGGGCACCCGCATCCCCACGCATGCCGGGGTGAGCGCCACGGTCGAACTCGCCCGTGTGGTGCTGGGCGACGGGCGCGCCAAGTTCGTCAACGCCGTGCTCCGCAAGGTCGCCGCCGACGACCTGGCCGGCTGGCTGGACAAGGTCGCGCCCCCGTACGACGAGGACCCCGAGGAGCATCTGGGCATCCGCCATGCGCACCCCCGATGGGTCGTCTCGGCGCTGTGGGACGCGCTCGGCGGCGGCAGCGCGGGCATGGAGGAGTTGCTCGAGGCGGACAACGAGCGGCCCGAGGTCACGCTCGTCGCCCGCCCCGGCCGGTCCATCGCAGACGAGCTGCTCACCGGCGACGCCGTACCCGGACGCTGGTCGCCGTACGCCGTGCGGCTCACCGAGGGCGGCGACCCCGGTGAGGTGGAGGCCGTGCGGGAAGGGCGCGCCGGCGTGCAGGACGAGGGCAGCCAGCTGGTCGCGCTCGCGCTCGCGGCCGCCCCGCTGGAGCCGGCCGCCGGACGGACCGGGGGAGCGGAAGCGAAGGTCCGGGACGAGCTGTGGCTGGACGGGTGCGCCGGGCCCGGCGGCAAGGCGGCGCTCCTCGCCGCCCTGGCCGCGCAGCGAGGGGCGCGGCTGGTGGCCGCCGAGAAGCAGCCCCACCGCGCGGGGCTCGTGGGCCGCGCGCTGGAAGGCAACCCGGGACCGTACGCCGTGGTCACCGCCGACGCCACCCGTCCCGCCTGGCGGCCCGGCACGTTCGACCGGGTGCTGGTCGACGTCCCGTGCACCGGCCTGGGCGCCCTGCGCCGCCGCCCCGAGGCGCGGTGGCGGCGGCAGCCCGAGGACGTGCCCGGATTCGCACCGCTGCAACGGGACTTGCTGCGGCAGGCGTTGAACGCCGTGCGTCCCGGCGGCGTCGTCGGCTACGCGACGTGCTCCCCGCATCCGGCGGAGACCCGGGCCGTCGTCGACGACCTGGTCAAGGAAACCGGCGCCGAACTCCTCGACGCCCGGCCGCTGTTGCCGGAGATGCCCGGCCTGGGCGACGGACCCGACGTACAGCTCTGGCCGCATCTGCACGGCACCGACGCGATGTATCTGGCGCTCCTGCGTCCGGCCGCCGAGGGCGGGTGA
- a CDS encoding restriction endonuclease fold toxin-2 domain-containing protein, whose protein sequence is MLGNWHGGIELTLRHQTENFVNASWRLVGLRDVIYEAVGLLLTELSDKGSIAGDDDAGRFFAAKYKPAVHAVFDRCSYGHIVMASGAQKLLESAENFLRTESRIAAELLGEGPFTPGIAAQPAGPDCTPRASHSAADLPDVVGETSWIDRYLFNQRNHGAAEKLKSVAGTWRAARRLLEDVYWDAYSAGQRATMDQAGDTADAAKRFFAKYVDKHPPPSDVSEHETLFANLPTACKLLANACDAYADHVETAQRRVPEEADPVFGERLPIWEEPVFGGQGHDGGLYELVADDDHIKKLDGIPPALGVSRGKIEEPHHDQGSGPWLPMLPIPTVRGSVRVFQAGFNNGLVRVQPVAPPNPPDARFPALTAPQQQRFKTWLTSLPQKPYTGGNPQSNEASYQMRVSGSPEYGVHIPRGISASNRLMVDGMRDRDGMAVEAKYVKNEGRDCYRTVDELRRAHHGESRRDFMFEKDREELVKYQAAVQHPGNSEMRGVETVTNYRDAVPYWRVMMAAYGIKGYSRYVP, encoded by the coding sequence GTGTTGGGCAACTGGCATGGGGGGATCGAGTTGACGCTTCGCCACCAGACCGAGAACTTCGTCAACGCATCATGGCGGCTGGTTGGCCTCCGGGACGTGATCTACGAGGCTGTTGGGCTGCTGCTCACTGAGCTCAGTGACAAGGGCAGCATTGCCGGCGACGATGATGCCGGGCGTTTCTTCGCCGCGAAGTACAAGCCCGCGGTGCACGCTGTTTTCGATCGCTGTAGCTACGGGCACATCGTCATGGCTTCGGGAGCGCAGAAGCTGCTGGAGTCGGCGGAGAATTTTCTGAGGACCGAGAGCCGCATCGCAGCCGAGCTCTTGGGCGAGGGGCCGTTCACCCCGGGTATCGCGGCGCAGCCAGCCGGGCCAGACTGCACGCCCCGGGCCAGCCACAGCGCGGCAGACCTGCCTGACGTAGTTGGAGAGACGAGTTGGATCGACCGGTACCTCTTCAATCAACGCAACCACGGTGCAGCCGAGAAGCTCAAGTCTGTCGCCGGGACGTGGCGGGCGGCGCGTCGGCTGCTGGAAGACGTGTACTGGGATGCGTACAGCGCTGGGCAAAGGGCCACGATGGACCAGGCCGGCGATACGGCAGATGCGGCGAAGCGCTTCTTCGCGAAGTACGTCGACAAGCATCCCCCGCCCAGCGACGTCAGTGAACACGAGACCTTATTCGCAAATCTGCCCACAGCGTGCAAGCTACTCGCCAATGCCTGTGACGCCTATGCGGACCACGTCGAGACCGCGCAACGTCGGGTCCCTGAGGAAGCGGACCCTGTCTTCGGGGAACGATTACCCATCTGGGAGGAGCCTGTCTTCGGAGGCCAAGGCCACGATGGCGGGCTGTACGAACTGGTGGCTGACGATGACCACATCAAGAAGCTCGATGGGATCCCACCTGCCTTGGGTGTCTCCCGAGGAAAGATCGAAGAGCCTCACCACGACCAGGGCTCGGGACCTTGGTTACCGATGTTGCCCATACCCACGGTTCGCGGCAGCGTCAGGGTCTTTCAAGCCGGCTTCAACAACGGGCTTGTACGGGTGCAGCCTGTCGCCCCTCCTAACCCACCGGACGCGAGGTTCCCTGCCCTCACGGCACCGCAGCAACAGAGGTTCAAGACTTGGCTTACGTCTCTACCCCAGAAGCCGTACACGGGTGGAAACCCTCAATCGAATGAGGCTTCCTACCAGATGCGTGTGTCAGGCTCACCGGAGTACGGAGTGCACATCCCCCGTGGTATTTCCGCCTCTAATCGGCTCATGGTGGATGGCATGCGCGACCGAGACGGTATGGCCGTCGAGGCAAAGTACGTGAAGAACGAAGGGAGGGACTGCTACCGCACCGTTGATGAGTTGAGGAGGGCACACCACGGAGAAAGCCGAAGGGACTTCATGTTCGAAAAGGACAGGGAGGAACTGGTCAAATACCAGGCTGCCGTCCAGCATCCGGGCAACAGTGAGATGCGGGGAGTGGAGACGGTGACGAACTACCGCGACGCCGTCCCCTATTGGCGCGTGATGATGGCCGCCTACGGGATCAAGGGGTACTCGCGTTACGTGCCGTAG
- a CDS encoding SDR family NAD(P)-dependent oxidoreductase, with product MQIDLAGRTALVTGSTQGIGAAIAAGLARSGARVGINGRSKERVDESARRLAQEVPGARTVPVVADVTTEDGARQAAEALPEVDILVNNLGIFGPKDPLEISDDEWRRYFDVNVLSGIRLTRLFLPGMVERGWGRVQYIASDSAVVVPAEMIHYGMSKTALLSVSRGFAKQAAGSGVTVNSVMAGPTHTGGVEDFVYELVDRDVPWEDAQRRFMREHRPQSLLQRLIEPEEITNMVVYLSSEQASATTGGALRVDGGYVDSILP from the coding sequence ATGCAGATCGATCTGGCGGGCCGCACGGCACTGGTCACCGGTTCCACTCAGGGGATCGGCGCCGCCATCGCCGCGGGGCTGGCCCGCTCCGGTGCCCGCGTGGGCATCAACGGCCGCTCGAAGGAGAGGGTGGACGAGAGCGCGCGGCGGCTTGCCCAGGAGGTACCCGGGGCGCGGACCGTGCCCGTGGTGGCCGATGTGACCACCGAGGACGGTGCACGGCAGGCCGCGGAGGCCCTGCCCGAGGTGGACATCCTCGTCAACAATCTCGGGATCTTCGGTCCGAAGGACCCCTTGGAGATCAGCGACGACGAGTGGCGCCGCTACTTCGACGTCAACGTGCTCTCCGGTATCCGGCTGACCCGGTTGTTCCTCCCCGGCATGGTCGAACGGGGCTGGGGGCGCGTCCAGTACATCGCCAGCGACTCCGCGGTGGTCGTGCCGGCGGAGATGATCCACTACGGGATGTCCAAGACGGCGCTCCTCTCGGTGAGCCGGGGCTTCGCCAAGCAGGCTGCGGGCAGCGGCGTCACGGTCAATTCCGTCATGGCGGGACCCACGCACACCGGTGGCGTGGAGGACTTCGTCTACGAGCTGGTCGACCGTGACGTGCCCTGGGAGGACGCGCAGCGCCGGTTCATGCGCGAGCACCGGCCGCAGTCGCTGCTGCAGCGGCTCATCGAGCCCGAGGAGATCACCAACATGGTCGTGTATCTCAGCTCCGAGCAGGCATCGGCCACGACCGGTGGTGCGCTGCGCGTCGACGGGGGATACGTCGACTCGATCCTGCCCTGA
- a CDS encoding enoyl-CoA hydratase, with protein MSVEQETPSVSWSEEKVPGTDTSVARLTLSNPRQRNALTLEMYDQLRQACEEIDAASDVRVTVLRGAGGRALAAGTDIREFRGFTGRDGVEYERRVGSAVERLAALRMPVIAAVEGPAVGGGLALTVSCDIVVCTPDSVFGAPIARTLGNCLAPAVIARLYASLGRARTLRALLTARLISAQEAYEAGLVAQIVDADGLDEHLDGLTARIAGCAPLTLAALKEADRRVLSASAPGKADDLYELCYGSRDFREGVAAFLDKRSPEWEGR; from the coding sequence ATGAGCGTCGAGCAAGAGACCCCGTCCGTCAGCTGGAGCGAGGAGAAGGTGCCCGGCACCGACACGTCCGTCGCGCGGCTCACGCTCTCCAACCCGCGGCAGCGCAACGCCCTGACGCTGGAGATGTACGACCAGCTCCGCCAGGCGTGCGAGGAGATCGACGCCGCCTCCGACGTGCGCGTGACGGTGCTGCGCGGAGCGGGCGGCCGGGCGCTCGCCGCGGGCACGGACATCCGGGAGTTCCGCGGCTTCACCGGCCGCGACGGCGTCGAGTACGAGCGGCGCGTGGGGAGTGCCGTCGAACGCCTGGCCGCCCTGCGGATGCCCGTCATCGCCGCCGTCGAGGGTCCCGCCGTCGGCGGCGGCCTGGCGCTGACCGTCTCCTGCGACATCGTCGTGTGCACCCCCGACTCCGTCTTCGGCGCACCCATTGCCCGCACGCTCGGCAACTGCCTCGCGCCTGCGGTGATCGCGCGGTTGTACGCGTCCCTGGGCAGGGCCCGCACTCTGCGCGCGCTGCTCACCGCCCGGCTGATCAGCGCACAGGAGGCGTACGAGGCGGGCCTGGTGGCGCAGATCGTCGACGCCGACGGATTGGACGAGCACCTCGACGGGCTCACCGCCCGCATCGCCGGCTGCGCACCGCTGACCCTGGCCGCGCTGAAGGAGGCCGACCGGCGGGTACTCAGCGCCTCGGCGCCCGGCAAGGCCGACGACCTGTACGAACTCTGCTACGGCAGCCGCGACTTCCGTGAGGGCGTCGCCGCCTTCCTCGACAAGCGGTCCCCCGAGTGGGAGGGCCGCTGA
- a CDS encoding CaiB/BaiF CoA transferase family protein — MTTGQNTGALEGVRVIDLTQVMAGPYCTMLLADLGADVIKVEPPGTGDQTRSGWDAPAPGHDSASFHALNRNKRSVALDLRSDEGQRDFHTLVADADVVVENFRPGVADRLGVGYEAARKTRPDIVYASISGFGQYGPYAQRPGYDLIAQSMAGALSVTGEGDGAPVKCGLPVGDLGAGMLCAVAILGAYVHRTRTGEGQYLETSLYEAVLAMSVWESTEFFSTGRPPRRLGSAHRMTAPYQAVRTADGYVTVAANTQRLWERLCGALGLEHLVADERFVTNPTRMEHRAELIAMLEGRLAAETTSETVAKLLDAGVPAGPILDYEQLLGDDPDPHATARGMVEEYEHPVSGRKRVLGFPVKLGRTPARMRRHPPLLGEHNDELLGDA; from the coding sequence GTGACGACAGGCCAGAACACGGGCGCCCTCGAAGGCGTACGCGTCATCGACCTCACGCAGGTGATGGCGGGCCCGTACTGCACGATGCTCCTCGCCGACCTCGGCGCGGACGTGATCAAGGTCGAACCGCCCGGCACCGGCGACCAGACCCGCAGCGGCTGGGACGCGCCGGCGCCCGGCCACGACAGTGCCTCCTTCCACGCGCTGAACCGCAACAAGCGCAGCGTCGCCCTCGATCTGCGCTCCGATGAGGGGCAGCGGGACTTCCACACACTCGTCGCGGACGCGGACGTCGTCGTGGAGAACTTCCGTCCCGGAGTCGCCGACCGGCTGGGCGTCGGCTACGAGGCCGCACGCAAGACCAGGCCGGACATCGTCTACGCGTCGATCTCGGGCTTCGGGCAGTACGGCCCCTACGCCCAACGTCCCGGATACGACCTCATCGCCCAGAGCATGGCCGGCGCCCTCAGCGTCACGGGCGAAGGAGACGGGGCCCCGGTCAAGTGCGGCCTGCCCGTGGGCGATCTCGGCGCCGGGATGCTGTGCGCGGTCGCCATCCTGGGCGCGTACGTGCACCGCACGCGCACCGGAGAGGGCCAGTACCTGGAGACCTCACTGTACGAAGCGGTGCTGGCCATGTCGGTGTGGGAGTCCACGGAGTTCTTCTCCACAGGACGTCCGCCCCGGCGCCTCGGCTCAGCGCACCGGATGACAGCCCCGTACCAAGCCGTGCGTACCGCGGACGGATACGTCACCGTCGCCGCCAACACCCAGCGCCTGTGGGAGCGGCTTTGCGGCGCGCTCGGCCTCGAACACCTCGTGGCGGACGAACGGTTCGTCACCAACCCCACGCGCATGGAGCACCGGGCGGAGCTGATCGCGATGCTCGAAGGACGGCTGGCGGCCGAGACCACCAGCGAGACCGTCGCCAAGCTCCTCGACGCGGGCGTGCCCGCGGGGCCGATCCTGGACTACGAGCAGCTGCTCGGAGACGACCCGGACCCGCATGCCACAGCGCGCGGCATGGTCGAGGAGTACGAGCACCCCGTGTCCGGCAGGAAGCGCGTCCTCGGCTTCCCCGTAAAGCTGGGGCGCACCCCGGCACGGATGCGCCGCCATCCACCGCTCCTCGGCGAACACAACGACGAACTCCTGGGGGACGCATGA